From Mustela erminea isolate mMusErm1 chromosome 1, mMusErm1.Pri, whole genome shotgun sequence, a single genomic window includes:
- the LOC116589149 gene encoding LOW QUALITY PROTEIN: vomeronasal type-1 receptor 94-like (The sequence of the model RefSeq protein was modified relative to this genomic sequence to represent the inferred CDS: inserted 1 base in 1 codon), which yields MQSDFRCGVIVFLKVPRGLSTCTXCLLSVLWAITISPRSSWLLNSNLNLQIPSCVYFFSYRRHRQQSQHLHGKSLSPRSSPEKWATQTIMLLMSCFVIIYCMDFISFSMGLP from the exons ATGCAAAGTGACTTCAGATGTGGAGTGATTGTCTTCCTTAAGGTACCGAGGGGACTCTCTACTTGTA CCTGCCTCTTAAGTGTGCTTTGGGCCATCACCATCAGCCCCAGGAGCTCCTGGCTGCTAAATTCAAACTTAAATCTCCAAATCCCAtcctgtgtttatttcttttcttatag GAGACATAGGCAGCAGTCACAGCATCTTCACGGCAAGAGTCTCTCTCCAAGAAGCTCCCCAGAAAAATGGGCTACTCAGACAATTATGCTGCTGATGAGTTGTTTTGTGATCATATATTGTatggatttcatttcattttccatgG